In Deltaproteobacteria bacterium, the genomic window TCTATAGCTAACGGCATCATTGAAGGTAGCGTGATTGTGTGCCCCAATAGCAATCATGTCTTCATTCGCTACGCCTTCATATTCGTGAATAACATCGGTTACAATTAAGAGCGCGTCAGTGAGAACGGAAAAATCCTCTTCTTTTCCAAAAGCCCTTCCTTCTAGCCTCTCAGGTGCATGAAGAAAAGCTAACTCCTGTAGAATGGACACTTGTCGTTCGCCAACAACATAAGCCGACTGCGCGTTCTCTGGGTTATTCTTGCACCATTGTCTTAACGCATCACAACCCCGCGCACTGAATATTCCTGCCACTACACGTCTTTGACATTCCATGTCAGCGAAATTGTCACCAGCAATAGTGGATTGAATTCTGCTGAGAAAATTCAGCCATTGCTCAAGCGGATATTGTTTAATCAGATTGAGTAAATGCTCGTAAGATTTCCGTTCTCCGAACAGGTCAGAGTATCCTAAGATTAATTTTAGCGACTTTCGTATTACATTTTCATGGGACATTTTTTACTGCCCTTTTGCTCTTTTTTGATTCCAATGTCCCTTAACCTGATCTTTAACCAGATCAAATCCTATTAATCTTTCCCTGCCTGATATGAACTTAGAGTTTATTGGATAATTCCTAAGCTTTTTGCGCGACTGCCCCCCGAAACAAGGGTTTTTCCATACCAGCATGTTACGTGCAGGTCTATAGCATTTTTCAGAGAGAACCTTTTCCAAGAAGCCGCGATTGATTTTATATGAATGAGGACGATTCTTGAGTTTAGGTGATCTTAGATATGTAATTTGTTGATCATAGTTTTCTTGCTCAATTTGAATCTGCTCCACTTCGTTAAGTTTTTTCCCACACATGTCCCCATAAAAGAGATTTTTGGTATAGCGCCGCAGATACCAGACGATCCAATCAAGCGCCAACAATTCGGGGGTGTTTCCACCCCAAATACCAAATGCTAGTGGACTATCTAAATAGCGATTGAAGCCATAAACATTCAAATACTCACGAACAAATTTGATATAAGCCGCAGGAACATCCTGAAGAACAAAACCAACTTTTTTGTCTAGTTCCTCAACTAACGCAGCCAAGTCGTGTGAAAACTTGTTAGTGGAACATGAATTGAACAGAAGTATTGACTTGAGATACTTCTCAACGCACTGATGAGCGGAAGTTAAAAATGCACATGGTAGATTGTTTTTATATGCACTTCTGGCCGTTATATAGTCCTCATCAGCAGCATCACGATACCTCTCCGCTTGTTGAGTAAATGCTCGTCTCTGATCATCTCTCTTTGATAGTTGCCCCATGCTCGCTCGATTCCCTTTTGGTGTAAGTATACCCCAAAAGCATCAAACAATGAAGTACGAGGCTAGTAAGCTGTCTTTCTCGTCCCTTCAAGAATTTTCCGAATCTCAGAGTGTGAGAGCTTTACTCCTAATTCTGTCATCACACGCTTGCTGATCTCACGGTACGGCATCCCTTCATCACGTCTTACCTTCATAAACTTCAAGTATCGCTGTCGAAGGTCGTCTTCAATAAACTCGCCATCTGAATTGCTGCCCCGATAGGCGAAAGGTGCTTTTTGCCCTTGATAGCGGTTTTCATCGCGCATAACCGCCTATTGCGCCTTGTCGACGAAGTCTTCTGCCACCTCTCCCCGTTGCTGATCTAGTGTAATTGTATTTTGCCCCAACACCTGTGAATTCGTGGTTCACTGCCGCTAGGTCTTCCATATGCATGCTTCATACTAGTGGCATTCCGTTGATAGCTGATCAGTAGCAAATATCATTTTTGTATGTTAACAGTGAGGTTACGGCAAGCTAAAACAACTGTTGAGAGAGAGAGAGGGGGCTTCTAAGCTTGGAAGGCAGTTCGGCTCATTTCGCATCATAAGACCCAGGAAGCTTTGCAGCTTGATGTTTAAGAGGAGGACAATATAACCCAAACTATGAAGAACAACGTTATCACAAAGCAGGGGACAACAGTTTCACCTATCGTTATTTCGGAAAGCAACTGCCGACCCTTTGTAAAATGGGCAGGTGGAAAGAATCAGTTGCTTCCTGCTCTGCTAGAACGGGTTCCAAAAAACTTTTCCATCTACTTTGAACCCTTTCTGGGTGGGGGGGCTTTATTTTTTGCGTTATGTCCCGAGGAAGCCTGCCTCTCTGATATTAATGAGGATCTTATTAACGCGTATCAAGTGGTTAGGTCCAGGGTAACGTCCTTAATCAAGGATTTACGAAAACATGTTTACGAAAGGGATTACTACTACGAAACTCGGGAAGTTGATAGAGATCCGAATTTCAAAAAGTGGGGAAAAACACGAAAAGCTAGCCGCCTGATCTACCTAAATAAAACCTGCTATAATGGTTTATATCGGGTGAATTCGAAGGGTCAGTTCAACACACCGTTCGGGCGTTACAACAACCCGAAGATACTCGATGAGTCGAATTTGAGAGCTTGCTCGCGTGCTCTAAAGGGAGCGCAGATTTTATTATGCTCTTTTGAGCAGATTCAAAAGGAAATTTCAGCAAGGGATTTTGTCTATTTAGACCCGCCCTATGCTCCGTTAAGCAACACTGCCTATTTTACAAGTTATACCAAGGACGGTTTTGATTCGCAGATGCAGATAAAACTAAGGGATTTCTGTAGACGGCTTGATAAAAAGGGAGCACAGTTCATGGTCTCGAATTCCGCAACTGATTTTATTTTGCGGCTTTACCGAGAATTTAAGATCGAATACGTGGAAGCAACT contains:
- a CDS encoding HEPN domain-containing protein, with amino-acid sequence MGQLSKRDDQRRAFTQQAERYRDAADEDYITARSAYKNNLPCAFLTSAHQCVEKYLKSILLFNSCSTNKFSHDLAALVEELDKKVGFVLQDVPAAYIKFVREYLNVYGFNRYLDSPLAFGIWGGNTPELLALDWIVWYLRRYTKNLFYGDMCGKKLNEVEQIQIEQENYDQQITYLRSPKLKNRPHSYKINRGFLEKVLSEKCYRPARNMLVWKNPCFGGQSRKKLRNYPINSKFISGRERLIGFDLVKDQVKGHWNQKRAKGQ
- a CDS encoding DNA adenine methylase gives rise to the protein MKNNVITKQGTTVSPIVISESNCRPFVKWAGGKNQLLPALLERVPKNFSIYFEPFLGGGALFFALCPEEACLSDINEDLINAYQVVRSRVTSLIKDLRKHVYERDYYYETREVDRDPNFKKWGKTRKASRLIYLNKTCYNGLYRVNSKGQFNTPFGRYNNPKILDESNLRACSRALKGAQILLCSFEQIQKEISARDFVYLDPPYAPLSNTAYFTSYTKDGFDSQMQIKLRDFCRRLDKKGAQFMVSNSATDFILRLYREFKIEYVEATRAINSKGHKRGKMYEIIVTNY